The Candidatus Hydrogenedens sp. genome window below encodes:
- a CDS encoding radical SAM protein, translating to MVLNKDSKLEICEIFYSIQGESTWAGCPMIFIRLSGCNLDCSWCDTRYAFEKGTFFTIEEILNIISQYRCKRVEITGGEPLLQEPVLMLMKMLLEKGYTVLLETNGACSIKDVPPGVVKVMDIKCPSSGMEKQMLWENIDYLNPFLDEVKFVIADRNDYEYAVEKLHEFQLDKKCRAVLFSPVAGRISLQEFAHWILQDGLPVRLQVQLHRIIWGENTRGV from the coding sequence ATGGTTTTAAATAAAGATAGCAAGTTAGAAATATGTGAGATTTTTTATAGTATACAGGGGGAGTCTACATGGGCGGGGTGTCCGATGATTTTCATTCGGTTGTCGGGGTGTAATTTAGATTGTTCGTGGTGTGATACGAGGTATGCCTTTGAAAAGGGGACTTTTTTTACTATAGAGGAGATATTGAATATTATCTCCCAGTATAGGTGTAAAAGGGTTGAAATTACAGGGGGAGAACCATTGCTTCAGGAGCCTGTATTGATGTTAATGAAGATGCTGTTAGAGAAAGGATATACTGTTTTGTTGGAGACAAATGGAGCATGTTCGATTAAGGATGTTCCCCCAGGAGTTGTTAAAGTTATGGATATAAAATGCCCTTCAAGTGGGATGGAAAAGCAAATGCTATGGGAAAATATTGATTATTTAAACCCATTTTTAGATGAGGTGAAGTTCGTCATTGCGGACCGAAATGATTATGAGTATGCAGTCGAGAAACTTCATGAGTTCCAATTGGACAAAAAATGTCGGGCTGTCTTATTCTCACCGGTTGCCGGGCGTATATCTTTACAGGAATTTGCCCATTGGATTTTGCAGGATGGTTTGCCAGTGCGATTACAAGTGCAATTGCATCGAATTATCTGGGGCGAGAATACAAGAGGGGTTTGA